Proteins from a single region of Xiphias gladius isolate SHS-SW01 ecotype Sanya breed wild chromosome 2, ASM1685928v1, whole genome shotgun sequence:
- the depdc4 gene encoding DEP domain-containing protein 4 isoform X1, translated as MMAVDLTPRFRRLNSQTRSFRENIQHGFSGPFGATQLWHNIIRALQTQVEARRCRRHLRVHAECFTGSDAVDAVLSYLMQNVVFCTSEVSRLKAARLCQALMEAKVFEPVGTKLFRRDKEVAFEDSGCSLYRFLEYKVLPSSSMKECGSDAENMPPENAEIKRKKSSRLNELRTISNPLAVGPSDRRVERLLRTINLRPSMSPALNTAPTTSAFLSKAVVDEVWKQQTLLQLLQIVELPMLDCILTSPARVQAQACRAPLASQDLVISNTCLERELPDTLNLPQLDEWLSAAADCLELFPDQLIVVAGEQLSQQGGDASVEDGNSEQMAGRKRLLFDTISKYYSGQEKAPLLSGRYLDIHAAILNLLDGGKVQDAIRASQLCLRLLETSVRDELRRLLALMASAAHPDACRLQKQTDNRALVCRTFQRAIVQNHELTRSQSETLVLFLMDNHTELFKTPTSLIEAVRRTLRSMQQGKDPDSIATFTFCQQVTPQEYEDQREATTLESLKQLLRDISSSKSMSVKDRRRLLKEFEKHHPVVFLQHFSSTF; from the exons ATGATGGCGGTTGATTTGACTCCTCGGTTCAGAAGGCTGAACAGCCAAACAAGAAGTTTTCGTGAAAATATACAGCACG GTTTTTCAGGGCCCTTTGGTGCCACCCAGCTTTGGCACAACATCATCAGGGCCCTGCAAACCCAGGTGGAGGCGCGCCGCTGTAGGAGGCACCTACGCGTTCATGCCGAATGTTTCACAGGCTCAGATGCTGTGGATGCCGTCCTCAGTTATCTGATGCAGAATGTGGTGTTTTGCACAAGTGAAGTGTCTCGCCTCAAAGCTGCTCGACTCTGCCAGGCTCTGATGGAGGCAAAGGTGTTTGAACCAGTGGGCACAAAGCTGTTTCGCAGAGACAAGGAAGTGGCCTTTGAGGACAGCGGCTGTAGCCTTTACCGTTTTCTGGAATATAAAGTGTTGCCAAGCTCCTCCATGAAGGAGTGCGGTAGTGACGCAGAAAACATGCCACCAGAGAATGCAGAGATTAAGAGGAAGAAGAGCTCCAG GCTGAATGAACTGAGAACAATCTCCAATCCTCTCGCTGTCGGACCGTCAGATAGGAGGGTTGAGAGGCTGCTGAGGACCATCAACTTGCGGCCCTCCATGTCCCCTGCTTTAAACACAGCCCCGACTACTTCTGCCTTTCTGTCCAAGGCTG TGGTGGATGAGGTTTGGAAGCAGCAGACGCTGCTGCAACTGCTGCAGATAGTGGAGTTGCCCATGCTGGACTGTATCCTGACCTCTCCTGCCAGGGTTCAGGCCCAGGCCTGCAGAGCTCCTCTGGCCTCGCAGGACCTGGTTATCTCTAACACATGCCTGGAGAGAGAGCTGCCCGATACCCTTAACCTGCCCCA GTTGGATGAGTGGCTGTCGGCAGCAGCAGACTGCTTGGAGCTCTTCCCCGACCAGCTGATTGTGGTTGCAGGGGAACAGCTCAGCCAACAAGGCGGGGATGCCTCTGTAGAGGATGGTAATTCAGAACAGATGGCAGGCCGAAAAAGACTGCTCTTTGACACAATTTCCAAGTACTACAGTGGACAGGAAAAGGCTCCACTTCTCTCAGGACGCTACCTAGATATACATGCTGCAATTCTGAATCTACTGG ATGGAGGGAAGGTCCAGGATGCCATCAGAGCCTCTCAGTTGTGCTTGCGGCTACTGGAGACAAGCGTGAGAGATGAACTGCGGAGACTACTGGCCCTCATGGCCTCGGCAGCTCACCCAGATGCCTGCCGCCTGCAGAAACAA ACTGACAACAGGGCCTTGGTCTGCCGCACTTTTCAGAGAGCGATTGTCCAGAATCACGAGCTGACTCGATCCCAGAGCGAAACCCTGGTACTGTTTCTCATGGACAATCACACTGAGCTCTTCAAG ACTCCTACATCCCTTATTGAAGCTGTGAGGAGAACACTGAGGAGTATGCAGCAGGGAAAAGACCCTGATTCAATTGCCA CGTTCACCTTCTGCCAGCAGGTGACACCACAGGAGTACGAAGACCAGCGTGAGGCTACCACCCTGGAGAGTCTCAAGCAGCTTCTTCGTGACATTTCCTCCAGCAAGAGCATGTCTGTCAAGGACAGGAGGAGGCTGCTCAAAGAGTTTGAAAAACATCACCCTGTGGTTTTCCTCCAGCATTTCTCCAGCACCTTCTGA
- the depdc4 gene encoding DEP domain-containing protein 4 isoform X2, with protein sequence MMAVDLTPRFRRLNSQTRSFRENIQHGFSGPFGATQLWHNIIRALQTQVEARRCRRHLRVHAECFTGSDAVDAVLSYLMQNVVFCTSEVSRLKAARLCQALMEAKVFEPVGTKLFRRDKEVAFEDSGCSLYRFLEYKVLPSSSMKECGSDAENMPPENAEIKRKKSSRLNELRTISNPLAVGPSDRRVERLLRTINLRPSMSPALNTAPTTSAFLSKAVVDEVWKQQTLLQLLQIVELPMLDCILTSPARVQAQACRAPLASQDLVISNTCLERELPDTLNLPQLDEWLSAAADCLELFPDQLIVVAGEQLSQQGGDASVEDGNSEQMAGRKRLLFDTISKYYSGQEKAPLLSGRYLDIHAAILNLLDGGKVQDAIRASQLCLRLLETSVRDELRRLLALMASAAHPDACRLQKQTDNRALVCRTFQRAIVQNHELTRSQSETLVLFLMDNHTELFKTPTSLIEAVRRTLRSMQQGKDPDSIASDTTGVRRPA encoded by the exons ATGATGGCGGTTGATTTGACTCCTCGGTTCAGAAGGCTGAACAGCCAAACAAGAAGTTTTCGTGAAAATATACAGCACG GTTTTTCAGGGCCCTTTGGTGCCACCCAGCTTTGGCACAACATCATCAGGGCCCTGCAAACCCAGGTGGAGGCGCGCCGCTGTAGGAGGCACCTACGCGTTCATGCCGAATGTTTCACAGGCTCAGATGCTGTGGATGCCGTCCTCAGTTATCTGATGCAGAATGTGGTGTTTTGCACAAGTGAAGTGTCTCGCCTCAAAGCTGCTCGACTCTGCCAGGCTCTGATGGAGGCAAAGGTGTTTGAACCAGTGGGCACAAAGCTGTTTCGCAGAGACAAGGAAGTGGCCTTTGAGGACAGCGGCTGTAGCCTTTACCGTTTTCTGGAATATAAAGTGTTGCCAAGCTCCTCCATGAAGGAGTGCGGTAGTGACGCAGAAAACATGCCACCAGAGAATGCAGAGATTAAGAGGAAGAAGAGCTCCAG GCTGAATGAACTGAGAACAATCTCCAATCCTCTCGCTGTCGGACCGTCAGATAGGAGGGTTGAGAGGCTGCTGAGGACCATCAACTTGCGGCCCTCCATGTCCCCTGCTTTAAACACAGCCCCGACTACTTCTGCCTTTCTGTCCAAGGCTG TGGTGGATGAGGTTTGGAAGCAGCAGACGCTGCTGCAACTGCTGCAGATAGTGGAGTTGCCCATGCTGGACTGTATCCTGACCTCTCCTGCCAGGGTTCAGGCCCAGGCCTGCAGAGCTCCTCTGGCCTCGCAGGACCTGGTTATCTCTAACACATGCCTGGAGAGAGAGCTGCCCGATACCCTTAACCTGCCCCA GTTGGATGAGTGGCTGTCGGCAGCAGCAGACTGCTTGGAGCTCTTCCCCGACCAGCTGATTGTGGTTGCAGGGGAACAGCTCAGCCAACAAGGCGGGGATGCCTCTGTAGAGGATGGTAATTCAGAACAGATGGCAGGCCGAAAAAGACTGCTCTTTGACACAATTTCCAAGTACTACAGTGGACAGGAAAAGGCTCCACTTCTCTCAGGACGCTACCTAGATATACATGCTGCAATTCTGAATCTACTGG ATGGAGGGAAGGTCCAGGATGCCATCAGAGCCTCTCAGTTGTGCTTGCGGCTACTGGAGACAAGCGTGAGAGATGAACTGCGGAGACTACTGGCCCTCATGGCCTCGGCAGCTCACCCAGATGCCTGCCGCCTGCAGAAACAA ACTGACAACAGGGCCTTGGTCTGCCGCACTTTTCAGAGAGCGATTGTCCAGAATCACGAGCTGACTCGATCCCAGAGCGAAACCCTGGTACTGTTTCTCATGGACAATCACACTGAGCTCTTCAAG ACTCCTACATCCCTTATTGAAGCTGTGAGGAGAACACTGAGGAGTATGCAGCAGGGAAAAGACCCTGATTCAATTGCCA GTGACACCACAGGAGTACGAAGACCAGCGTGA
- the scyl2 gene encoding SCY1-like protein 2 has product MESMLNKLKSTVTKVTADVTSAVMGNPVTREFEVGRHIASGGPGMCWRIYNGTKKSTKQEVAVFVFDKKMIDKYQKFEKDQIIDSLKRGVQQLTRLRHPRLLTVQHPLEESRDCLAFCTEPVFASLSNVLGQWDNLPSPVPNDIKEYKLYDVETKYGLLQISEGLSFLHSGVKMVHGNLCPENIILNKSGAWKIMGFDFSISSTNPSDAEPKYTCKEWEPNLPPLCLPNPEYLAPEYILSVSCDSASDMYSLGVVMHAIFNECKPVFQVNKHDIFKSFSRQLDQLSSMNPALLNKIPEEVREHVKMLLSVTPNVRPDADQMTKIPFFDDVGAVTLQYFDSLFQRDNLQKSQFYKGLPKVLPKLPKRVVVYRILPALTSEFVNPDMVPFVLPNVLLIAEECTKEEYVRLILPDLSPVFKQQEPIQILLIFLQKMDLLLTKTPAEDIKNSVLPMVYRALEAPSVQIQELCLNIIPTFANLIDYPSMKNSLIPRIKSACLKTSSLAVRVNSLVCLGKILEYLDKWFVIDEILPFLQQIPSREPAVLMGILGIYKCTFSHKKLGIPKEHLAAKSLPHLVSLSIDSNLNLNQFNSFMMVIRDMLSRMEAEHKTKLEQLHVMQEQQRSMNISNPGNQSEETKSPPSSGNQIDDIFGSPGVNGKENGSAAVASQPNRMSLTLEEKQRLAKEQEQAAKLRSQQPLAPQTLKPATTTNSQTKDLTSSLLNNITSLNSLSLANTARPAPVQGTTISAFPSSSPMVGSMGAQVSNGFNPPMSFQTGGMGMGMRPAGPGLYGGMATTTSTPNFGALTQNQAPIGQTNKAPDMSALDSLFTPSKPKVTLNQMGPTPTPGSNTPWLSQFGSAQNAQTQMQGVSVGMGGVPSGFGMQANPFFSPQNFSQSAAAASMNQSGVKHSASVNNDLKDLFG; this is encoded by the exons ATGGAATCCATGCTGAACAAGCTAAAAAGCACCGTCACTAAGGTGACGGCAGACGTCACCAGCGCTGTCATGGGCAACCCGGTGACACGGGAGTTTGAGGTTGGACGACATATTGCCAGCGGGGGTCCCGGCATGTGCTGGAGGATCTACAATGGCACCAAGAAGTCCACCAAACAG GAAGtggcagtgtttgtgtttgataaGAAGATGATTGACAAGTATCAGAAATTTGAGAAGGACCAAATCATCGATTCGCTGAAAAGAGGTGTGCAGCAGCTGACCAGACTTCGTCACCCCCGTCTCCTGACTGTGCAGCATCCTCTTGAAGAGTCACG AGACTGCCTGGCGTTCTGTACGGAGCCAGTGTTTGCCAGTCTGTCCAATGTGCTGGGCCAGTGGGACAACCTGCCCAGCCCCGTGCCCAATGACATCAAGGAGTACAAACTCTATGATGTGGAAACCAAGTATGGCTTGCTACAG ATCTCAGAGGGTTTGTCGTTTCTGCACAGCGGGGTGAAAATGGTCCATGGCAACCTGTGTCCGGAGAACATCATCCTCAACAAGAGTGGAGCTTGGAAGATCATGGGCTTTGACTTCAGCATCTCCTCTACAAACCCCTCAGATGCTGAG CCCAAGTACACATGTAAAGAGTGGGAGCCCAACCTCCCTCCACTCTGCCTCCCTAACCCTGAGTACCTCGCCCCTGAGTATATCCTGTCCGTCAGCTGTGACTCTGCCTCCGACATGTACTCGCTGGGCGTGGTCATGCATGCAATCTTCAATGAGTGCAAGCCTGTTTTCCAAGTCAACAAGCATGACATCTTTAAGAGCTTCAGCAGGCAGCTGGACCAG CTGAGCAGCATGAATCCAGCACTGCTGAATAAGATCCCTGAGGAGGTGCGGGAGCATGTCAAAATGCTGCTCAGTGTCACGCCCAATGTCCGGCCTGATGCCGACCAGATGACCAAG ATACCATTTTTTGATGACGTGGGTGCTGTTACTCTTCAGTACTTTGACTCCCTCTTCCAAAGGGACAACCTACAGAAGTCTCAGTTCTACAAAGGCCTCCCCAAAGTCCTGCCcaaactgcccaag CGAGTTGTGGTGTATCGAATCTTGCCGGCGTTGACCTCTGAGTTTGTCAACCCGGACATGGTTCCCTTCGTGCTGCCCAATGTGCTGCTGATCGCTGAGGAGTGCACTAAGGAGGAGTATGTTCGTCTCATCTTGCCTGACCTCTCACCTGTGTTCAAGCAGCAAGAGCCTATTCAG ATCCTACTGATCTTCCTGCAAAAGATGGACCTGCTGCTGACCAAAACGCCGGCGGAGGACATTAAGAACAGCGTGTTGCCTATGGTCTACAGAGCTCTGGAAGCCCCTTCTGTACAGATTCAG GAGCTGTGCCTGAACATCATCCCGACGTTTGCCAACCTGATTGACTACCCCTCCATGAAGAACTCCCTCATCCCTCGAATCAAATCAGCCTGCCTAAAGACCTCCTCACTAGCT GTACGAGTAAACTCTCTGGTGTGTCTGGGGAAGATTTTGGAATATCTAGACAAGTGGTTTGTCATTGATGAGATCCTGCCCTTCCTACAACAGATCCCCTCTAGAGAACCAGCAGTACTCATGGGCATTCTAG GAATCTATAAATGCACCTTCAGCCACAAGAAGCTGGGCATTCCCAAAGAGCACCTTGCCGCCAAGAGCCTGCCCCACCTTGTCTCTCTTAGTATAGACAGCAACCTGAACCTGAATCAG TTTAACTCGTTCATGATGGTCATACGGGACATGCTGAGTCGCATGGAGGCTGAACACAAGACCAAGTTGGAGCAGCTGCACGTCATGCAGGAGCAGCAGAG GAGTATGAACATTTCAAACCCAGGGAACCAATCAGAGGAGACCAAGAGCCCACCAAGCTCCGGCAACCAG atTGACGATATCTTTGGCAGCCCAGGGGTTAATGGGAAAGAGAATGGATCTGCAGCGGTAGCCTCACAGCCTAATAGA ATGTCTCTGACTCTAGAAGAGAAACAGCGATTGGCTAAGGAGCAGGAGCAAGCGGCCAAACTGAGGAGCCAGCAGCCGTTAGCACCACAGACTCTCAAACCAGCTACCACCACCAACTCACAG ACTAAGGATCTGACCAGCAGCCTTCTCAACAACATAACATCGCTAAACAGCCTGTCCTTGGCCAACACAGCACGACCAGCACCAGTGCAGGGCACCACCATCTCTGCCTTCCCCTCCTCTAGCCCCATGGTTGGCTCCATGGGCGCCCAAGTCTCTAATGGCTTCAACCCACCCATGAGCTTCCAGACAGGAGGCATGGGCATGGGCATGCGTCCCGCGGGCCCCGGCCTCTACGGCGGCATggccaccaccaccagcaccccAAACTTTGGAGCGCTCACACAGAATCAAGCCCCCATAGGGCAGACGAATAAAGCCCCCGACATGTCAGCCTTGGACAGTCTTTTTACACCCAGCAAGCCCAAAGTCACCCTCAACCAAATGGGTCCCACGCCTACACCTGGAAGCAACACTCCTTGGCTCAGTCAGTTCGGTTCAGCACAGAACGCTCAGACTCAGATGCAGGGTGTGTCGGTAGGTATGGGAGGGGTGCCAAGTGGGTTTGGGATGCAAGCAAACCCTTTTTTCAGCCCGCAGAACTTTTCTCAATCTGCTGCTGCCGCTAGCATGAACCAAAGTGGAGTTAAACATAGTGCATCTGTCAACAATGATCTGAAAGACTTATTTGGCTAA
- the si:ch211-244b2.3 gene encoding uncharacterized protein si:ch211-244b2.3 isoform X1: protein MNRNGPLNWFPFPFFSVTNAASARRDMANGGGGSSQGSPAGGKHYEWQLSDGQEWLTLANDHVIESHYCQPGAKGITINTRHGRVFIDFDKLQTRNTALKVQRLTFMPQGQTEDVGWYFRDNQLWCEYGSQGSGMLTSSISSRDIERQFTLNPQRTFTFTVGSTAYKLDFSTMTQTNSITGLCRNVRRRPKFTSNAGSLRSTSVLPSASASQPANASYTWEFMADEGRWTEYEAHVCSFDSSYIERQYQRNPKGKLHFTIRKFSYTLDFSRMCQVNTKFGTKRSVRRTLTSGSQESSSSGTMTQWQFQDFNGAWKDYSNGYNQCSISSEDIELRYQQNPFGTMLFAATNFSYELNFSAMTQRNLTTNTTRSVRRLNQ, encoded by the exons ATGAATCGCAACGGCCCTTTAAACTGGttcccctttccctttttttccgTCACTAATGCAGCGTCTGCGCGTCGGGACATG GCGAACGGAGGGGGAGGGAGCTCGCAGGGGAGTCCAG CCGGTGGGAAACACTACGAGTGGCAGCTGTCGGACGGGCAGGAGTGGCTGACACTGGCTAACGACCATGTGATCGAGTCCCACTACTGCCAACCCGGAGCTAAAGGAATCACCATCAACACCCGCCACGG GAGAGTGTTCATTGACTTTGATAAGTTGCAGACCCGGAACACAGCTCTTAAGGTTCAGAGACTAACCTTCATGCCTCAGGGCCAAACAGAGGACGTGGGTTGGTACTTCAGAGACAACCAGCTGTGGTGTGAATATGGATCCCAG ggCTCCGGCATGTTGACCTCATCCATCAGCAGCCGCGATATTGAGCGCCAGTTCACGCTCAACCCTCAGAGAACCTTCACATTCACCGTGGGCTCTACGGCCTACAAACTCGACTTCTCCA CCATGACCCAAACAAACTCCATCACGGGCTTGTGCAGGAATGTACGCCGGCGGCCGAAATTCACTTCCAATGCTGGGAG CCTTCGCTCCACCTCAGTCCTGCCCTCGGCTTCCGCCTCCCAGCCCGCCAATGCGAGCTACACGTGGGAATTCATGGCAGACGAGGGGAGATGGACAGAATATGAAGCACAT GTATGTTCCTTTGACAGCAGTTATATTGAGAGACAATACCAGCGGAACCCGAAGGGCAAGCTGCACTTCACCATCAGGAAATTCTCATACACGCTGGATTTTTCAa GAATGTGTCAAGTGAATACAAAGTTTGGGACTAAAAGATCAGTGAGGAGGACTTTAACCAGCGGGAGCCAAGAGAGTAGCAG TTCTGGCACGATGACACAATGGCAGTTCCAAGATTTCAATGGAGCATGGAAAGATTACTCCAAC GGATATAATCAGTGCAGCATTTCCAGTGAGGACATCGAGCTCCGTTACCAACAGAACCCGTTCGGCACAATGTTATTTGCCGCCACGAACTTTAGCTACGAGCTGAACTTCTCAG CCATGACCCAGAGAAACCTTACCACAAACACCACCAGATCAGTGCGACGACTTAACCAGTGA
- the si:ch211-244b2.3 gene encoding uncharacterized protein si:ch211-244b2.3 isoform X2 has product MRSKELPAEPIMQANGGGGSSQGSPAGGKHYEWQLSDGQEWLTLANDHVIESHYCQPGAKGITINTRHGRVFIDFDKLQTRNTALKVQRLTFMPQGQTEDVGWYFRDNQLWCEYGSQGSGMLTSSISSRDIERQFTLNPQRTFTFTVGSTAYKLDFSTMTQTNSITGLCRNVRRRPKFTSNAGSLRSTSVLPSASASQPANASYTWEFMADEGRWTEYEAHVCSFDSSYIERQYQRNPKGKLHFTIRKFSYTLDFSRMCQVNTKFGTKRSVRRTLTSGSQESSSSGTMTQWQFQDFNGAWKDYSNGYNQCSISSEDIELRYQQNPFGTMLFAATNFSYELNFSAMTQRNLTTNTTRSVRRLNQ; this is encoded by the exons atgaggtcaaaggaactgcccGCAGAGCCCATTATGCAG GCGAACGGAGGGGGAGGGAGCTCGCAGGGGAGTCCAG CCGGTGGGAAACACTACGAGTGGCAGCTGTCGGACGGGCAGGAGTGGCTGACACTGGCTAACGACCATGTGATCGAGTCCCACTACTGCCAACCCGGAGCTAAAGGAATCACCATCAACACCCGCCACGG GAGAGTGTTCATTGACTTTGATAAGTTGCAGACCCGGAACACAGCTCTTAAGGTTCAGAGACTAACCTTCATGCCTCAGGGCCAAACAGAGGACGTGGGTTGGTACTTCAGAGACAACCAGCTGTGGTGTGAATATGGATCCCAG ggCTCCGGCATGTTGACCTCATCCATCAGCAGCCGCGATATTGAGCGCCAGTTCACGCTCAACCCTCAGAGAACCTTCACATTCACCGTGGGCTCTACGGCCTACAAACTCGACTTCTCCA CCATGACCCAAACAAACTCCATCACGGGCTTGTGCAGGAATGTACGCCGGCGGCCGAAATTCACTTCCAATGCTGGGAG CCTTCGCTCCACCTCAGTCCTGCCCTCGGCTTCCGCCTCCCAGCCCGCCAATGCGAGCTACACGTGGGAATTCATGGCAGACGAGGGGAGATGGACAGAATATGAAGCACAT GTATGTTCCTTTGACAGCAGTTATATTGAGAGACAATACCAGCGGAACCCGAAGGGCAAGCTGCACTTCACCATCAGGAAATTCTCATACACGCTGGATTTTTCAa GAATGTGTCAAGTGAATACAAAGTTTGGGACTAAAAGATCAGTGAGGAGGACTTTAACCAGCGGGAGCCAAGAGAGTAGCAG TTCTGGCACGATGACACAATGGCAGTTCCAAGATTTCAATGGAGCATGGAAAGATTACTCCAAC GGATATAATCAGTGCAGCATTTCCAGTGAGGACATCGAGCTCCGTTACCAACAGAACCCGTTCGGCACAATGTTATTTGCCGCCACGAACTTTAGCTACGAGCTGAACTTCTCAG CCATGACCCAGAGAAACCTTACCACAAACACCACCAGATCAGTGCGACGACTTAACCAGTGA
- the si:ch211-244b2.4 gene encoding protein mono-ADP-ribosyltransferase PARP12: MATAVQSDNDDLSGSSDSDVSDDSDSDGDSDAAADCQITPKVKEPCKYYNNGRCKDGESCLYLHVCKYALKGECRYASKCKLNHPRVGRDSSRASSRASARSTSREPNVSGGRYYQWQLNDGTGWKDVDNDHIIEAQYCLPHTKSIKIYNTPYGAVSIDFNRMRVYGKSLRVRRLEDGNTVWIWYCTLRRKWIKYGDKNSKGKHTPVKSSDIEQEFRDDPSSSFTFKIGADTLEIRFREMRQVSKKRKRKVTRRPLYRQRQRAGVSQAASAIKNMSVGARPKWQFEGSSGAWHDYKRRSGTPTECSVTSEDIEKTYQRNPQDSMIFKLKGDSYKLDFRAMNQTNLKTKHTRKIRRLLV; encoded by the exons ATGGCGACAGCTGTGC AGTCTGACAATGACGACCTGTCTGGGTCTAGTGATTCTGACGTCAGCGATGACTCGGACAGTGACGGGGATTCGGATGCAGCAGCCGACTGTCAG ATCACGCCGAAAGTGAAGGAGCCCTGCAAGTATTACAACAACGGTCGCTGTAAGGATGGTGAAAGCTGCCTCTACTTGCACGTCTGCAAGTATGCCCTGAAAGGAGAGTGTCGATACGCGTCCAAATGTAAGCTGAACCACCCCAGAGTCGGACGGGACTCCTCTCGGGCAAGCAGCAGGGCTTCGGCGCGGTCAACATCtagag aACCAAACGTTTCTGGTGGCCGATACTACCAGTGGCAGCTGAATGATGGAACCGGCTGGAAGGATGTTGATAACGATCACATAATCGAGGCCCAGTACTGCCTGCCCCATACCAAAAGCATTAAAATCTACAACACACCGTACGG GGCGGTGAGCATCGATTTTAACAGGATGAGAGTGTATGGAAAGAGCCTGAGAGTGAGACGTTTGGAAGATGGTAACACCGTGTGGATCTGGTACTGCACTTTGCGTCGTAAGTGGATCAAGTATGGAGACAAG AATTCGAAGGGCAAACACACTCCTGTGAAGAGCTCTGACATAGAGCAGGAGTTCAGGGATGACCCTTCAAGCTCTTTTACTTTCAAGATCGGTGCTGATACCCTTGAAATTAGATTCAGAG aaATGCGACAGGTcagtaaaaagagaaagaggaaagtcACTCGTCGACCACTGTACCGACAAAGGCAAAGGGCAGG AGTTTCTCAAGCAGCCTCAGCTATCAAGAATATGTCTGTGGGCGCCAGACCGAAGTGGCAGTTTGAGGGAAGCAGTGGAGCATGGCACGACTATAAACGCAGG AGCGGCACTCCAACTGAATGCTCAGTAACCAGTGAAGACATTGAGAAGACGTACCAGCGAAACCCCCAAGACAGCATGATCTTCAAATTGAAGGGAGACTCCTACAAGCTAGACTTCAGAG CAATGAACCAAACCaacctcaaaacaaaacatacacgCAAGATCAGACGTCTGCTGGTATGA